A genomic region of Armatimonadota bacterium contains the following coding sequences:
- a CDS encoding DUF1634 domain-containing protein: MLSYSVAEAGTAAIGLLILWGSVEGFIGYILLGGVALSMTLVVVGVGWHWLATGKLGVSYLIKGVNLLWFLSAIAQGTSSRAARRDPLVNLGIGVLMLTPYMRVLGSALFFAFMARNWKYTVSPPLSSAC; this comes from the coding sequence GTGCTGTCTTATTCCGTAGCTGAAGCGGGAACAGCGGCAATTGGTCTACTGATTCTCTGGGGGAGTGTGGAGGGGTTCATAGGCTACATTCTGCTGGGAGGAGTGGCCCTCAGCATGACTCTCGTGGTGGTGGGCGTGGGTTGGCACTGGCTCGCAACCGGGAAACTAGGTGTTTCTTATTTGATCAAGGGTGTGAACTTGCTTTGGTTTCTGTCAGCAATTGCGCAGGGAACGAGTTCGCGGGCCGCACGGCGGGACCCGCTGGTGAACCTGGGCATAGGGGTGTTGATGCTTACTCCGTATATGCGCGTGCTTGGCTCCGCCCTCTTCTTCGCCTTCATGGCCCGGAATTGGAAGTATACTGTATCACCACCTTTGTCCTCAGCGTGCTGA
- a CDS encoding slipin family protein — translation MRTGSSLAGLIFIVILGIGVGLAYAIYRVSANAGSVWIGVGAFVLALIVSSAIKVADQWQRAVVLRLGHFRSLKGPGLFLIIPIIDAIPYWIDIRVITTSFKAEKTLTKDTVPVDVDAVLFWKVLDPKKAALDVADYQSAISWASQTALRDVIGKTMLSDMLEGREKIGAELQKIIDERTEPWGVNVISVEVKDVLIPSALEQAMSMQAQAERERQARVILGDSERQVAEKFGEAAKTYTDNPIALHLRAMNMLYEGLKQNATIVIVPSTAVETMQLGNVAGMTALTMGLGQERGEKREETSLPEEH, via the coding sequence ATGAGAACAGGAAGTTCCCTTGCAGGGCTGATTTTTATCGTGATTCTTGGCATTGGCGTTGGATTAGCATATGCAATATACAGAGTTTCAGCCAATGCAGGAAGCGTATGGATTGGGGTCGGCGCCTTTGTGCTTGCTCTTATTGTTTCCTCGGCGATTAAGGTTGCGGATCAGTGGCAAAGAGCGGTGGTACTGAGGCTGGGCCATTTTCGTTCGCTTAAGGGACCAGGATTGTTCCTCATCATCCCAATCATCGATGCCATACCTTACTGGATTGACATCCGCGTGATAACAACTTCCTTCAAGGCAGAAAAGACTCTCACAAAGGATACGGTACCGGTGGATGTAGACGCAGTTCTGTTCTGGAAAGTCCTGGATCCTAAGAAGGCAGCTTTGGATGTGGCCGACTACCAGAGCGCCATAAGTTGGGCCTCCCAAACCGCTTTGCGTGATGTCATCGGCAAGACTATGCTTTCAGACATGCTGGAAGGTAGGGAAAAGATCGGTGCAGAATTGCAGAAGATCATTGATGAGCGCACCGAGCCCTGGGGCGTCAACGTCATCTCGGTCGAAGTCAAGGATGTGCTGATTCCGTCGGCGTTGGAACAGGCGATGTCGATGCAAGCCCAAGCTGAAAGAGAACGCCAGGCAAGAGTGATACTGGGAGATTCGGAGCGACAGGTAGCGGAGAAATTCGGAGAAGCGGCCAAGACCTACACTGACAACCCTATTGCTCTACATTTGAGGGCTATGAATATGCTCTATGAGGGTCTGAAGCAGAATGCGACAATCGTGATTGTGCCCAGCACAGCCGTGGAGACCATGCAATTAGGGAATGTCGCCGGGATGACGGCGCTGACTATGGGACTGGGCCAAGAGCGTGGAGAGAAAAGGGAAGAGACGAGCCTGCCGGAAGAGCACTGA
- a CDS encoding ABC transporter permease, which translates to MHRSNVLTSIYRYVGKTLVIAELEVRKLGHDPTELISRAVQPAIWLLVFGEVLTRVRAIPTGGFPYIDFMAPGILAQSVLFIAIFYGIAVIWERDLGILQKFLVSPVPRSALVLGRSLSAGVRAISQAIIVYTLAVLLDVRINWDPLKLLGVLLVVLLGAAFFSTFSLIIATLVKTRERFMGIGQLLTMPLFFASNAIYPLSLMPLWLRIISYINPLTYEVDALRSLMLLGGKSVHPLPLDIGILLGATAVLVVIGGWLYPRAVT; encoded by the coding sequence ATTCATCGCAGCAATGTGCTGACCTCCATCTACCGATATGTTGGCAAGACCCTGGTAATCGCTGAACTGGAGGTGCGCAAACTCGGCCATGACCCAACAGAACTGATCTCCCGAGCTGTGCAGCCGGCGATCTGGCTACTTGTTTTCGGAGAAGTGCTAACCCGGGTGCGCGCGATCCCTACGGGTGGATTTCCCTACATAGACTTTATGGCCCCCGGAATACTGGCCCAGAGTGTCCTGTTTATCGCAATATTCTACGGAATCGCCGTGATCTGGGAACGAGACCTGGGAATTCTCCAGAAATTCCTTGTTAGTCCTGTCCCCCGCTCTGCTTTAGTTCTCGGAAGATCGCTGTCAGCCGGAGTGCGAGCAATATCTCAGGCCATAATCGTGTATACACTTGCAGTGCTTCTTGATGTCAGAATCAACTGGGACCCCCTGAAACTACTTGGTGTTTTGCTCGTGGTGCTGCTAGGTGCGGCATTTTTCTCCACATTTTCTCTAATCATCGCAACCTTGGTCAAGACGCGAGAGCGTTTTATGGGGATAGGCCAACTACTTACGATGCCCCTGTTCTTTGCGAGCAACGCAATCTATCCTCTCTCTCTGATGCCTTTGTGGTTGAGAATAATCTCTTACATTAACCCTCTTACCTACGAGGTTGACGCATTGAGGTCGCTGATGCTCCTGGGAGGCAAGAGCGTTCATCCTTTACCGCTGGACATTGGTATACTGCTGGGAGCGACGGCAGTCTTGGTTGTCATAGGCGGCTGGTTGTATCCAAGGGCTGTTACATGA
- a CDS encoding ATP-binding cassette domain-containing protein has product MDVLKTQNLTKSFGELTAVDSMSITVQAGEVFGLLGPNGAGKTTAVKMLTTLLPPTSGDAWVAGFDIVHHAAEIRRVIGYVPQAISADGTLTGYENLLIFAKLHDIPRQERASRIQEALDFMGIADSAHRLVREYSGGMIRRLEIAQSILHRPQVLFLDEPTVGLDPSARRIVWEHLENLRAEYGTTIFMTTHLMDEADAFCSRLAIMNLGKVAVTGTPVQVKASIGKDNATMDDAFIYYTGGAMESTGGYREATRTRRTARRLG; this is encoded by the coding sequence TGCTAAAGACGCAAAACCTGACGAAGAGTTTCGGAGAACTGACTGCGGTTGATTCCATGTCGATCACTGTTCAAGCAGGTGAGGTGTTCGGATTGCTAGGTCCGAACGGAGCCGGAAAGACAACCGCAGTTAAAATGCTGACCACCCTGCTGCCTCCTACATCTGGCGATGCTTGGGTGGCCGGTTTTGATATCGTCCACCATGCGGCCGAAATACGGCGAGTGATTGGCTATGTTCCACAAGCTATATCAGCGGACGGCACATTGACCGGCTACGAGAACCTGCTCATTTTCGCGAAGCTGCACGATATACCGCGTCAAGAGCGCGCCAGTCGCATACAAGAAGCTCTCGATTTCATGGGGATCGCAGATTCGGCACACCGACTGGTGCGCGAGTACTCTGGCGGTATGATTCGTCGCCTGGAGATTGCGCAATCCATATTGCATCGACCGCAAGTGCTCTTCCTGGATGAGCCAACTGTGGGGCTGGACCCGTCGGCACGCAGGATTGTCTGGGAGCATCTGGAAAATCTGCGAGCGGAATACGGCACAACTATCTTCATGACCACTCATCTCATGGATGAAGCCGATGCCTTCTGCAGCCGATTGGCGATAATGAACCTTGGAAAGGTAGCTGTAACCGGCACGCCCGTTCAAGTGAAGGCTTCCATCGGCAAAGACAACGCTACCATGGACGATGCATTCATCTACTACACTGGTGGAGCAATGGAATCGACTGGAGGTTACCGTGAGGCAACAAGGACACGACGCACCGCGCGCCGACTCGGTTGA